The following are encoded in a window of Campylobacter concisus ATCC 51562 genomic DNA:
- a CDS encoding VIT1/CCC1 transporter family protein produces MLDKKRALKQLQNEADDTAIYTLLEASEKNEENKKILRKLITEEKRHYAFCQKITGESRTANLFKVIFYTILVKIFGTSFTLKFMESREEDAEQFYLGIVDEYPEARDIYDEEVNHENNLISMLKDTKLVNAGGIVLGMNDALVELTGTLSGIALAFSNTKSVGATGLIMGIAAALSMAGSAYLESKENPSDEIKPLTYSLYTGGSYIITTAFLILPFFIFSSSLYAVLSMFFFALVAIITYNFYISVAKELKFLPRVVEMCVITFGVAIISFGIGFLVKHYFGLDI; encoded by the coding sequence ATGCTAGATAAAAAACGTGCTTTAAAACAGCTACAAAATGAAGCAGATGATACCGCTATCTATACGTTACTTGAAGCTAGTGAAAAAAATGAAGAAAATAAAAAAATACTTCGTAAATTAATCACTGAAGAAAAACGACACTATGCTTTTTGCCAAAAGATAACAGGTGAGAGTAGAACTGCAAATTTATTCAAAGTTATCTTCTATACGATACTCGTTAAAATTTTTGGAACCTCTTTTACTTTAAAATTTATGGAGTCACGCGAAGAAGACGCAGAGCAATTTTATCTTGGTATCGTTGATGAGTATCCTGAGGCTAGAGATATTTATGACGAAGAAGTAAATCATGAAAACAATTTAATCTCTATGCTAAAAGATACAAAACTAGTCAATGCCGGTGGTATTGTTCTTGGTATGAATGACGCATTAGTTGAGCTAACTGGTACGCTAAGTGGCATCGCTCTAGCTTTTTCAAATACAAAATCAGTTGGTGCGACAGGTCTTATCATGGGCATTGCAGCTGCTCTTTCCATGGCTGGCTCAGCATATCTTGAGTCAAAAGAAAATCCAAGTGACGAGATCAAGCCGCTTACCTATTCGCTCTATACAGGCGGTTCGTACATCATAACAACGGCGTTTTTGATACTTCCATTTTTTATTTTTTCAAGCAGTCTTTACGCTGTTTTGTCGATGTTTTTCTTTGCGCTAGTTGCCATCATCACTTACAACTTTTACATAAGCGTGGCAAAAGAGCTTAAATTTTTGCCAAGAGTGGTTGAAATGTGTGTGATAACTTTTGGTGTTGCGATCATTTCATTTGGCATTGGCTTTTTAGTTAAGCACTATTTTGGTCTAGATATTTAA
- the infB gene encoding translation initiation factor IF-2: MSNVRISEIANELGYPSKEIVEKAQELGLKVKTHSNAVSLEEAEAIYEYVQTGVIPDKFKKKKSEPKPKKESKKEVEKESVKKEEKQKSEPKKATTKTESKSVKAEPKKEAQILEEKQKIEPKKEEIKVEQKQVEAPRPKESLADVTQKRRGLVIVKKKKDYEAPIATKEEKKPEPSIANISDFKSMFSANDENLAKKKKKDKKVVVASKKDSTQKMDLLGGSDFGDIVLEDEDVVVLPDFSFKTPTPAPAQKTKQPNVMRTTVNNTINSFGEGGIQRRARKKHKKPENKQNNEAVTSINIPKEIRVYEFAEKLNKQPSEIIGKLFMLGMMTTKNDFLDEDAIEILADEFNVEVNIIDDQKEFDYVAAYEEEIKDDENLQPRAPVITIMGHVDHGKTSLLDYIRKSRVAAGEAGGITQHVGAYMVNKNGKNITFIDTPGHEAFTAMRARGAGVTDIVIIVVAADDGVKPQTKEAVSHAKAAGVPIIIAINKMDKESANPDLVKTGLAELDIMPTEWGGKYEFVPISAKTGMGIDDLLEIVLLQAELLELKANPKANAKATVIESSLQKGRGPVATIIVENGTLHVGDTVVAGVAYGKIRSLLNDQGKPLQDIKPGECGVIVGLSEIAEAGETLIGVKTDKEAREYAQKKAEYIRQKELSKSTKVSIDELSAKIAEGELKTLPVIIKADVGGSLEALKASLEKLANDEIRVNVIHSGVGGITQSDVALASASEDCIILGFNIRPTGEIKEKAKESGVEIKTYNVIYNLIDDVKAILGGLMSPIIREEQLGQAQVRQVIHVPKVGAIAGCIVTEGTINRGAKIRLIREGVVVYEGLVSSLKRFKDDVKEVAKGYECGVGIENFNDIRENDYIESFKEVKEKATL; this comes from the coding sequence ATGAGCAATGTTAGGATTTCAGAGATCGCAAACGAGCTTGGCTATCCAAGTAAAGAGATAGTAGAAAAAGCTCAAGAGTTAGGATTAAAAGTCAAAACTCACTCAAATGCAGTTAGCCTTGAAGAGGCCGAAGCTATATATGAATATGTTCAAACTGGCGTGATACCAGATAAATTTAAAAAGAAAAAGAGTGAACCTAAACCAAAAAAAGAGTCTAAAAAAGAAGTAGAAAAAGAGTCAGTAAAAAAAGAAGAAAAGCAAAAGAGTGAACCTAAAAAAGCTACTACTAAAACTGAGTCAAAGTCGGTAAAAGCTGAGCCTAAGAAAGAGGCACAAATTTTAGAAGAAAAACAAAAAATTGAGCCTAAAAAAGAAGAAATCAAAGTAGAGCAAAAACAAGTCGAAGCTCCAAGACCAAAAGAGAGCTTGGCCGATGTGACTCAAAAAAGACGTGGCCTTGTGATAGTAAAAAAGAAAAAAGATTATGAAGCGCCAATTGCTACAAAAGAAGAGAAAAAGCCTGAACCAAGCATAGCTAATATAAGCGATTTTAAAAGTATGTTTTCAGCAAATGATGAAAATTTAGCTAAGAAAAAGAAAAAAGATAAAAAAGTAGTTGTTGCAAGTAAAAAAGATAGTACTCAGAAGATGGACCTACTTGGCGGAAGTGACTTTGGTGATATCGTGTTAGAAGATGAAGATGTAGTTGTTCTTCCTGATTTTAGTTTTAAAACCCCAACACCAGCACCAGCTCAAAAGACAAAACAGCCAAATGTTATGAGAACTACGGTCAACAATACGATAAATTCATTTGGCGAAGGCGGCATTCAAAGAAGAGCTAGAAAAAAACACAAAAAGCCTGAAAATAAACAAAACAATGAAGCTGTGACATCTATAAATATTCCAAAAGAAATTCGTGTTTATGAATTTGCTGAAAAGCTAAATAAGCAGCCAAGTGAGATTATTGGTAAGCTTTTCATGCTTGGTATGATGACAACAAAGAATGACTTTTTGGATGAAGATGCAATAGAAATTTTAGCTGATGAGTTTAATGTAGAGGTTAATATCATCGATGATCAAAAAGAATTTGACTACGTAGCAGCCTATGAGGAAGAGATAAAAGACGATGAAAATCTCCAGCCAAGAGCACCAGTCATAACCATCATGGGCCACGTTGATCATGGTAAAACTTCATTGCTTGATTACATAAGAAAATCACGTGTAGCAGCAGGAGAGGCTGGTGGTATCACTCAGCATGTTGGTGCTTATATGGTAAATAAAAACGGCAAAAATATCACATTTATCGACACTCCAGGTCACGAAGCGTTTACTGCTATGCGTGCAAGAGGCGCTGGCGTGACTGACATAGTTATCATCGTAGTTGCAGCAGATGATGGCGTAAAACCACAAACAAAAGAGGCGGTCAGCCACGCAAAAGCCGCAGGCGTACCGATAATCATCGCTATAAACAAAATGGATAAAGAGTCAGCAAATCCTGACCTGGTAAAGACTGGTCTTGCTGAGCTTGATATCATGCCAACAGAGTGGGGCGGAAAGTATGAATTTGTGCCAATCTCTGCAAAAACAGGCATGGGTATAGATGATCTTTTAGAGATCGTGCTTTTACAAGCTGAGCTTTTAGAACTAAAAGCAAATCCAAAGGCAAACGCAAAAGCAACTGTTATCGAGAGCTCACTTCAAAAAGGTCGTGGTCCAGTAGCTACTATCATCGTTGAAAATGGTACGCTTCATGTTGGAGATACTGTCGTAGCTGGTGTTGCATATGGAAAGATAAGAAGCTTGCTTAATGACCAAGGTAAGCCTTTGCAAGATATAAAACCAGGCGAATGCGGTGTGATAGTAGGTCTTAGCGAGATAGCAGAGGCAGGCGAGACGCTAATAGGCGTAAAAACTGATAAAGAGGCTCGTGAATACGCGCAGAAAAAGGCTGAATATATCCGCCAAAAAGAGCTTAGTAAGAGCACGAAAGTTAGTATTGACGAGCTTAGTGCTAAGATCGCTGAGGGTGAGTTAAAGACGCTTCCAGTCATTATCAAAGCTGATGTTGGTGGTTCACTTGAAGCGCTAAAAGCAAGCCTAGAAAAACTAGCAAATGATGAGATCAGAGTAAATGTCATCCACTCTGGTGTTGGCGGCATCACACAAAGCGACGTGGCACTTGCTAGTGCGAGCGAAGACTGTATAATCCTTGGTTTTAACATAAGACCAACTGGCGAGATAAAAGAAAAGGCAAAAGAGAGCGGCGTTGAGATTAAAACTTACAACGTTATTTATAATCTAATCGACGACGTGAAGGCGATTTTAGGTGGACTAATGTCACCAATCATCAGAGAAGAGCAGCTTGGTCAAGCTCAGGTTCGCCAAGTGATCCATGTGCCAAAAGTTGGTGCTATCGCTGGATGTATTGTCACTGAGGGAACGATAAACAGAGGAGCAAAAATTCGCCTTATTAGAGAAGGCGTGGTCGTTTATGAGGGCTTAGTAAGCTCATTAAAACGCTTCAAAGATGACGTCAAAGAGGTTGCTAAAGGTTATGAATGTGGCGTTGGTATCGAAAATTTCAACGATATTAGAGAAAATGACTATATCGAAAGCTTCAAAGAAGTCAAGGAGAAAGCTACTCTATGA
- a CDS encoding sodium-dependent transporter: MMDRFSKVGFVLSIIGAAIGLGNAWKFPYMVGSNGGSAFILIYLFFAFVVGLSIFFAEMAMGKISRLDTVGAFKSLATKGSNSWKFAGIVMVTGLFIASFYTLIIGWVLKYVILSLGELPKDMASSEALFVNFTSKGIEEQILYFSIAFFAYFFILTKGIKSGIERINVFLIPALFILLLLMLGYSFGMNGFDEAAKFLLVPDFSKIDQGAILNALGLAFFTMCIGIGCILTYSSSLGNDTNLFTSSLYVVFANIIISVIIGLIVFTFTYEFGSEPSKGAGLAFISLPTLFAKLGLLGNFLAFAFFTSLFFAGITSVISLVEPFIFFLNKSLGFSRNRSIIIVGAVVYVLGILCALSGIGDFKEALTFFGKSFFDLLDYISSNIMLPLGGIIFALFVGYFMKFELLKELFLPYMGKVVFKIWYFLIRFVAPVLVFVVLVREIA, from the coding sequence ATGATGGATAGATTTAGTAAAGTTGGTTTTGTTCTTTCTATCATTGGAGCGGCTATTGGCCTTGGTAATGCATGGAAATTTCCATATATGGTCGGTAGTAACGGCGGTTCAGCATTTATTCTTATATATCTATTTTTTGCTTTTGTTGTTGGACTTAGTATATTTTTTGCTGAGATGGCAATGGGTAAAATTTCACGCCTTGATACGGTTGGAGCGTTTAAAAGCCTAGCTACAAAAGGGTCAAATTCTTGGAAATTTGCTGGTATTGTGATGGTGACAGGGTTATTCATTGCCTCTTTTTATACGCTCATTATCGGCTGGGTTTTAAAATACGTTATCTTAAGTCTTGGTGAGCTTCCAAAAGATATGGCAAGCTCAGAAGCGCTTTTTGTAAATTTTACTTCAAAGGGCATAGAGGAGCAAATTTTATATTTTAGCATCGCTTTTTTTGCCTACTTTTTTATACTTACAAAAGGTATAAAAAGTGGAATAGAGCGTATAAATGTATTTCTTATTCCAGCACTTTTTATTTTACTTTTGCTTATGCTTGGCTACTCTTTTGGCATGAATGGATTTGATGAGGCGGCTAAATTTTTACTTGTGCCTGATTTTTCAAAGATAGATCAAGGCGCTATCTTAAATGCTCTTGGGTTAGCTTTTTTTACGATGTGTATTGGTATTGGTTGCATTTTAACTTACTCATCAAGCCTAGGCAATGATACAAATTTATTCACTTCATCACTTTATGTAGTCTTTGCAAATATAATCATTAGCGTAATTATAGGGCTTATAGTTTTTACATTCACCTATGAATTTGGCTCAGAGCCATCAAAGGGTGCAGGGTTAGCATTTATCTCGCTTCCAACGCTTTTTGCAAAACTTGGTTTGCTTGGAAATTTCTTGGCTTTTGCATTTTTTACATCTTTATTTTTTGCTGGTATAACATCGGTTATTTCGCTAGTCGAGCCATTTATATTTTTCTTAAATAAAAGTTTGGGATTTAGTAGAAATAGATCAATTATTATTGTCGGTGCTGTAGTTTATGTTTTAGGGATTTTATGTGCGTTAAGCGGTATTGGCGATTTTAAAGAAGCACTTACATTTTTTGGTAAGAGCTTTTTTGATTTGCTTGATTATATTAGCTCAAACATTATGCTACCACTTGGTGGCATTATATTTGCCCTTTTTGTTGGGTACTTTAT
- the ribD gene encoding bifunctional diaminohydroxyphosphoribosylaminopyrimidine deaminase/5-amino-6-(5-phosphoribosylamino)uracil reductase RibD: protein MNEEFYMDLALSEAWKFQILTYPNPAVGCLILDKNGQILSCKAHEKAGYLHAEPTAILFALCKKSEKFKDDFIKAYNDKFSSNIKEGEFDLLEPKFTYEFILKNHSNLLKNAKAYVTLEPCSHHGKTPPCANLLKELGFSEVIIGSHDENKIASGGGNLLQIAGVKVKFGILKERCDKLLEPFLAYQNGGFSFLKIAISKNGVASGGIITNELSRTHVHKLRSIIDTLIIGGNTVRVDRPRLDSRLVSGGKNPDVIIYSRSDKFDKTIPLFSVPGRKVGIQKKLSLKGLSMFEGAGEFLKLAKDGKLSNVKWLLIYQSSNFKDGKSLSLDLNLKPLFSGNFGNDSYTWYEILD from the coding sequence ATGAATGAAGAATTTTACATGGATCTTGCTTTAAGTGAGGCTTGGAAATTTCAGATCCTGACCTACCCAAATCCAGCTGTTGGATGCCTTATTCTTGATAAAAATGGTCAAATTTTATCTTGCAAGGCTCATGAAAAGGCTGGATATTTGCATGCTGAGCCAACGGCGATACTCTTTGCGCTTTGCAAAAAAAGTGAAAAATTTAAAGATGATTTTATAAAAGCGTATAACGATAAATTTAGCTCTAATATAAAAGAGGGCGAATTCGACCTTTTGGAGCCAAAATTTACCTATGAATTTATACTAAAAAATCACTCAAATTTACTAAAAAATGCAAAAGCTTACGTCACTCTTGAGCCTTGCTCGCATCATGGCAAAACGCCACCTTGTGCAAATTTACTAAAAGAGCTTGGCTTTAGTGAGGTCATAATTGGCAGCCATGATGAAAATAAAATAGCAAGTGGCGGTGGAAATTTACTTCAAATCGCTGGTGTGAAAGTTAAATTTGGCATTTTAAAAGAGCGCTGTGATAAGCTTCTTGAGCCATTTTTGGCATATCAAAATGGTGGCTTTAGCTTTTTAAAAATCGCAATTAGTAAAAATGGCGTAGCAAGTGGTGGCATCATCACAAATGAGCTTAGCCGCACGCACGTCCATAAACTAAGAAGCATCATAGATACACTAATAATCGGCGGCAATACAGTGCGAGTTGATCGCCCAAGGCTTGATAGCAGGCTAGTAAGCGGCGGCAAAAATCCAGATGTCATAATCTACTCAAGAAGTGATAAATTTGATAAGACGATACCGCTTTTTAGCGTGCCAGGGCGCAAAGTTGGTATTCAAAAAAAGCTTAGCTTAAAAGGACTTAGTATGTTTGAAGGTGCTGGTGAGTTTTTAAAACTTGCAAAAGATGGCAAGCTATCAAACGTAAAATGGCTACTTATCTATCAAAGCTCAAATTTTAAGGATGGTAAAAGCTTGAGCCTTGATCTAAATTTAAAGCCACTATTTAGTGGGAATTTTGGAAACGATAGCTACACTTGGTATGAAATTTTGGATTAA
- a CDS encoding F0F1 ATP synthase subunit C → MKKIVFLILGLAAFAFGADGEMIRSYSVIAGGIGLGLAALGGAIGMGNTAAATISGTARNPGVGSKLMTTMFIALAMIEAQVIYALVITLIVLYANPMLG, encoded by the coding sequence ATGAAAAAGATCGTGTTTTTAATTCTTGGTCTTGCTGCATTCGCATTTGGCGCTGACGGCGAGATGATTAGATCATATTCAGTTATCGCTGGTGGTATTGGCCTTGGCCTTGCAGCCCTTGGTGGCGCTATTGGTATGGGCAATACAGCTGCTGCGACTATCAGTGGAACAGCTAGAAACCCAGGTGTTGGTAGCAAACTTATGACTACAATGTTTATCGCTCTTGCGATGATTGAAGCACAAGTTATCTACGCACTTGTTATTACACTTATCGTTCTTTACGCAAACCCAATGCTTGGCTAA
- a CDS encoding sodium-dependent transporter encodes MINEKFSKIGFVLAMAGSAVGLGNAWKFPTMVGNNGGSAFIVLYLLLTFAIAFVAFLAELSIGKLGESDVVSSIYKLAPKHKKIWSLSGFFMIGAILIASFYMVVIGWILKYIYLGFSPLLADTKEAAAQFNTLLSNDLSSAIVCFSLVFLMVFFAVSKGVKSGIEKLNIWMMPSLFILLVCILFYAISMGDGFVKAAKFLFVPNFSAITPDVVLQALGLAFFSLSMGVGVIPTYAANLPEQTNLIKSTLSIIFINILIGIMMGLVVFTFIFAYGADSTASGPGLIFISLVTLFAKLGIVGNVMAIAFFVSLLFAGVTSAVSMIEPFAYYLVRKFEISRKMALVYIGIFVYILGLFCIFSYYAQTANIFSIFGKPVFDALDFLTSNIMMPIGAIIFSFFVGYKLKKESLYLLFGEFMGKAFFEIWYFTLRYIVPVAICAIMIYQIAGK; translated from the coding sequence ATGATAAATGAAAAATTTTCAAAAATAGGCTTTGTTCTTGCGATGGCAGGATCGGCTGTTGGACTTGGTAATGCATGGAAATTTCCAACAATGGTGGGAAACAATGGCGGTTCAGCATTTATAGTTTTATATTTGCTTCTCACGTTTGCTATCGCTTTTGTAGCGTTTTTAGCGGAGCTTAGCATTGGTAAGCTTGGTGAGAGTGACGTTGTAAGCTCCATTTATAAACTTGCTCCAAAACATAAAAAAATATGGTCCCTTTCAGGCTTTTTTATGATAGGAGCGATACTTATTGCTTCGTTTTATATGGTTGTCATTGGCTGGATATTAAAGTATATTTATCTTGGCTTTTCGCCACTTTTGGCTGATACTAAAGAAGCAGCAGCGCAGTTTAATACGCTTTTATCAAATGATTTAAGTAGTGCTATTGTTTGTTTTAGCTTGGTTTTTTTAATGGTATTTTTTGCTGTTTCAAAAGGTGTGAAAAGTGGCATTGAAAAGCTAAATATCTGGATGATGCCGAGTCTTTTTATACTGCTTGTTTGTATACTTTTTTATGCAATTAGCATGGGTGATGGCTTTGTTAAGGCGGCTAAATTTTTATTTGTACCAAATTTTAGCGCGATCACGCCAGATGTTGTTTTGCAAGCTCTTGGACTCGCGTTCTTCTCGCTATCTATGGGTGTTGGCGTCATACCGACATACGCTGCAAATTTACCAGAGCAGACAAATCTTATAAAATCAACGCTTTCTATCATCTTTATAAACATATTAATAGGCATTATGATGGGACTTGTGGTCTTTACATTTATATTTGCTTATGGAGCTGATAGCACGGCAAGTGGTCCAGGGCTTATTTTTATCTCACTTGTTACGCTCTTTGCAAAACTTGGGATAGTTGGCAATGTCATGGCTATCGCATTTTTTGTTTCGCTTTTATTTGCTGGTGTTACAAGTGCTGTTTCGATGATAGAACCATTTGCTTATTATTTGGTTAGAAAATTTGAAATTTCACGCAAAATGGCTCTTGTTTATATTGGAATTTTTGTCTATATTTTAGGCCTTTTTTGTATTTTCTCATATTATGCGCAGACGGCTAATATCTTTAGTATTTTTGGCAAGCCAGTCTTTGATGCACTTGATTTTCTTACTTCAAATATAATGATGCCAATAGGTGCCATAATTTTTAGTTTTTTTGTTGGCTATAAACTTAAAAAAGAGAGCTTATATCTACTCTTTGGCGAATTTATGGGAAAAGCATTTTTTGAAATTTGGTACTTCACTCTAAGATACATCGTTCCAGTTGCAATTTGTGCCATCATGATCTATCAAATAGCAGGTAAATGA
- a CDS encoding formate--tetrahydrofolate ligase — protein sequence MLSDIEITHQTKLEHISKVAARLGLGEDELELYGKYKAKISPRLEPSNSKLILVTATNPTPYGEGKTTMSIGLADALNSLNKKVCLALREPSLGPVFGIKGGAAGGGYSQLAPMEDLNLHFTGDFHAITSANNLISAMIDNSLYQENPLKIEKTLWKRCMDMNDRALRFITVGQGGRTDGVPREDGFNITAASEIMAVLCLATSLSDLKERVANIMVAYDSDKKPIYVRDLGCQDAVCILLKDAIKPNLFQTLEHTPTLVHGGPFANIAHGCNSVIATKTALNLADYVITEAGFGSELGAEKFLDIKCRVADIRPSAVVLVSTIRSLKYNGEANKDEITKPDMNALKKGIENLGGHIENLKGKFEQNVVVALNKFGFDTDEEINFVKEYCRELGVEVAVCENFLKGGKGAIELAELVLKACDKPSKINFTYEMSDDTKTKIEKVAKEIYGACEVVFEEAALKKIEMIKELNLSHLPVCIAKTQYSFSDDAKLLGRAKGFTFSVKDLDIRTGAGFIVAVCGKIMLMPGLPKVPAAVNMRIDANGKIDGLS from the coding sequence ATGCTAAGCGACATCGAGATAACTCATCAAACAAAACTAGAACACATTAGTAAAGTTGCCGCAAGACTAGGTTTAGGCGAAGACGAGCTTGAACTTTATGGCAAATATAAGGCTAAAATTTCTCCAAGGCTTGAGCCATCAAACTCAAAGCTTATCTTGGTTACTGCGACTAATCCAACCCCATACGGTGAGGGCAAAACGACTATGTCTATCGGTCTAGCCGACGCACTAAATTCGCTTAATAAAAAGGTTTGCCTAGCACTTCGTGAGCCATCTTTGGGGCCAGTTTTTGGCATAAAGGGTGGAGCAGCAGGTGGCGGCTACTCACAGCTTGCACCGATGGAGGATCTAAATTTACACTTCACTGGAGATTTTCACGCGATAACATCAGCAAATAACCTTATCTCGGCGATGATAGACAATAGCCTCTATCAAGAAAACCCACTAAAAATAGAGAAAACTTTATGGAAGCGCTGTATGGATATGAACGACCGCGCGCTTAGATTTATCACTGTGGGTCAGGGCGGTAGAACGGATGGCGTGCCAAGAGAAGATGGCTTTAACATCACTGCAGCAAGCGAGATCATGGCTGTACTTTGTTTAGCTACGAGCTTATCAGATCTAAAAGAGCGCGTGGCAAATATCATGGTTGCCTACGATAGCGATAAAAAGCCTATCTACGTGCGTGATCTAGGCTGTCAAGACGCTGTTTGTATACTTTTAAAAGACGCGATCAAGCCAAATTTATTTCAAACGCTTGAGCACACACCTACGCTCGTGCATGGTGGTCCATTTGCAAACATCGCGCACGGCTGCAACTCAGTCATCGCAACAAAAACAGCTCTAAATTTAGCTGACTACGTCATCACTGAAGCTGGCTTTGGCTCTGAGCTTGGTGCGGAGAAATTTTTAGATATAAAATGCAGGGTTGCTGATATTAGGCCAAGCGCTGTGGTACTTGTAAGTACGATCAGATCGCTAAAATATAATGGCGAAGCAAATAAAGATGAGATTACAAAACCAGATATGAACGCTCTTAAAAAAGGTATCGAAAACCTTGGCGGGCATATTGAAAATTTAAAAGGTAAATTCGAACAAAACGTAGTTGTGGCGCTTAATAAATTCGGCTTTGACACCGATGAAGAGATAAATTTCGTAAAAGAGTACTGCCGTGAGCTTGGCGTAGAAGTGGCAGTTTGTGAGAATTTCTTAAAAGGTGGCAAAGGCGCGATTGAGCTTGCCGAGCTAGTTTTAAAAGCGTGCGACAAGCCAAGCAAGATAAATTTTACATACGAGATGAGTGACGATACGAAAACTAAAATAGAAAAGGTCGCTAAGGAAATTTATGGAGCTTGTGAGGTTGTCTTTGAAGAAGCTGCTCTTAAAAAGATTGAGATGATAAAAGAGCTAAATTTGAGCCATTTGCCAGTTTGTATCGCAAAAACTCAGTATTCATTTAGCGACGATGCGAAGCTTTTGGGTAGAGCAAAGGGCTTTACATTCAGCGTAAAAGACCTTGATATTAGAACCGGGGCTGGTTTTATCGTCGCGGTTTGCGGTAAGATCATGCTGATGCCAGGACTTCCAAAAGTGCCAGCTGCAGTAAATATGAGGATAGATGCCAACGGTAAGATCGACGGCTTATCGTAA
- the rbfA gene encoding 30S ribosome-binding factor RbfA produces MNANEIKRMRTESVLKELIPEALATLEDSILKGLCVTDVECKKGRYDAFVYLDKMAFDEREQEYILGHLKRVCRHLQNHCMAAEGWYRCPNFHFKFDDRLEYQNHMDKLFDKISKDLNKNG; encoded by the coding sequence ATGAACGCTAACGAGATAAAGCGTATGAGAACAGAGAGTGTGCTAAAAGAGCTCATCCCAGAGGCTTTAGCTACTCTTGAAGATAGTATTTTAAAGGGGCTTTGTGTCACTGATGTCGAGTGTAAAAAGGGCAGATACGACGCCTTTGTTTATCTTGATAAGATGGCTTTTGATGAGCGTGAACAAGAGTATATTTTGGGACATTTAAAGCGAGTTTGTAGGCATTTGCAAAACCACTGCATGGCGGCTGAGGGCTGGTATAGATGCCCAAATTTTCACTTTAAATTTGACGATAGATTAGAGTATCAAAACCATATGGATAAGTTGTTTGATAAAATTTCAAAGGATTTAAACAAAAATGGATAA
- the rimP gene encoding ribosome maturation factor RimP, whose protein sequence is MDNLDKLVRECGVELYDSEIANENGKAIFRVYITKNGGVSLDDCEKVSRLLSPIFDVTPPVSGDYNLEVSSPGLERKLSKPSHFKASVGELVKVQTEAEKFAGRLVKADEESIAVENEEGIFEINISEIKKAKTYLEW, encoded by the coding sequence ATGGATAATTTAGACAAACTAGTACGCGAATGCGGTGTAGAGCTTTACGACAGCGAGATCGCAAATGAAAATGGTAAGGCTATTTTTAGAGTTTATATCACGAAAAATGGCGGAGTGAGCCTTGACGACTGTGAAAAAGTGAGTCGATTGCTCTCGCCTATTTTTGACGTGACACCGCCAGTTAGCGGGGATTATAACCTCGAAGTTAGCTCACCTGGCCTTGAGAGAAAGCTTAGTAAGCCATCTCATTTTAAAGCGAGCGTTGGCGAGCTTGTAAAAGTTCAAACAGAGGCTGAAAAATTTGCTGGAAGGCTTGTAAAAGCGGACGAAGAGAGCATCGCAGTAGAAAACGAAGAGGGAATTTTTGAGATCAACATCAGTGAGATAAAAAAAGCAAAAACATATTTGGAGTGGTAA